ACCATGCTGCCTAGTAGGTTGTACCACGTTTCGTTACCACCGTCTGATTTCGACGTTTCGTGGGCAAAGTAAATAGCACCATTACTGTTACCCGGTAGTTTGTGGTAGTAAAGGCGGATAGGTTCGTTCCCCTCTGCATGAATTTGCCCAATTACAATTCGGCCCACTTGCTCGTTGTTTGAGCTTGTTGTGGTCACGTGATTTACCGCAAGGGTGGCGTCTAGTACACCGTCAATGCCGCCAAAAGCGCTTTGGCTGCTGCTTGGAATACTTGAAAACGCCCAGTTATTGTCTTTACCACTGGTAGAATACGAGGTGTTTCCGCGGCGCAACATTTCGCGTAATTCGGTGCGTACATATTTGGTACCGCTAGAGGTTGTTACCCCTTTAACTGGCGTGTAAAACACCATGCCGCCGTCGCTACCGGTGTAGAAGTAGCTATCTTCGTAACTTGCCGCTAGCTCTACTTCTTTAATTGAAGTGGCGTAACCGTCGCCTTCATCTACTGGAATGCTTAGGTACCAGTCCAATAGATCAAAATTGCCAGAAGGTGCTTTAGACGCATCAAGATTGTGGTCACCGCCGCCGCTACCGCCACCTGAACCGCCGCCAGATGTATCATCGGTTCTGGTTAGTTCCCATTGCTGGTTAATGTTGCCGCTGCTTGATGTCCAAAGGTAGAGTGATTGGCGCAGTGCGGCACCGCCATTGCCATCGATAGAAAAGCCTGGTGCATTGCGTTTTTCAAAACGGTAGATCTCGGTGCCACTGGTTACTTTAACTTTCTTCCAGTGTTGGTCGTAGTTGCTGGAATCACATACCTCTAGGGTAACTGCTTGACGCTTAGCACCACCCGTTCCGCCATCCCAACAAAGGCTAGTACCCTCTTTCTTGTAAGAGTAGTAACCACTTCCATGACTAATTTGCACCCAGTTTTGATTTACATTGGTGGTTTTGGTTGTCCATAGGTAAAGCTGCTGTCCTTCAACAGCGCCGCCGTTCCCATCAATTGAGTAGCCCGTTTCCATCTTTTGCATGTTGAAAGTTGCAGCAGTCGCCAACGAAGAAGATAGCGCTAGAACAACAAAGCAAAGTGATTTTTTTAGTGCTTTACCATTAATGAGTGTCTTGTTCGAATCAGTGCATTTATCAATAGGTTTCATTACTCATTTCCTTATTTGTAAAACCTTGTTGCTTATTGTGAAGTTACATTAAGGCAGACTAAGACGAGCGGGTTTATCCTTAGTTGCCCAGCCTTCTGCAGGCCACGGCTTACCAACTGCTTAAAAGTAAATGACCAACAGCGTTCATAAACGTGATGATTTGTTTATGAAATTTGATGTTAGCTTTGTTGATGATGAAAAAATCAGCGATGAACTGCAATAATGTGTTTTTATAATACAATTGTTGTTATTTTGTGAACTAGTCATACAAATATGAAATTAAATGTTGCTTTGCTTGTTTTTTAAGCTAAAGCAAGGTTTACCAGTTTTAGCCTTATTTGGTGGGTTTTTAGCCTTTTTGAGCTGGATTACTGGTTAAGTTTGAACTGAAGGCTCTTTTTTCACCTATACAAAAATCTAAAATTGTATGATTTATATGAGCTTTAAGTTTGTTGAATGCTGGTCGATGTGCTTAGCGGGTAATAAGCAAGTTACTTTATGGTATGTAACTTATTTGGGTTACATTTTACAAAGTAACTAATTTGGGTTACCTTGTTCTCAATGAAGAGGATAATACTATGCAGCAGGTAGCCGTTCTTACTGGGGACTTAGTTGGCTCTAGCGAGTTAAACAGCCAAGATTTTGCAAAAATTTTGCAGCGATTGAGCGCTAGTTTGGCTTTAGCCAGCGAACGCTACCAATGTCGCTACGAAATTTTTCGCGGTGATGCTTTTCAGCTGGTGCTAAATGATCCACGCCAAGCATTAGAATGTGCTTTAGCCATTCGTTTAGATTTAAAAGCCTCTGGCGATAAAAACTTAGCCTTTGATGCACGTATTGGAATTGGTATTGGCGAGATAGATCCTTTGGCGGAGTTTGTGTCACGCTCAAATGGTGAAGCCTTTGTATTATCTGGGCGCGGACTAGATAGTCTTAAACGTCACTATTTGGGAATATTTAGCAACGACACTAAGTTTACGCAACGTATTGAATTGCTAACTAAATTTGCCGATCATCAAGTGCAAGAGCTTACCATTAAACAAGCGCAAGCCTTGTCGTTATACTGGCAGCTAACTGAGCCAAGCCACGCAGCACTGGCGGCGCAACTTAATAGTTCACGGGTAAATGCCACTAAGTTGCTCAATCAGTCTCAGTACCAATTGCTAGAAGAATATAAACTGTTTTTTATCCAACTTATGGAAGAGTTTTATTATGGAAACACTGGCGCAATTCGCTCTTAGTATTGGCTTAGCTTATCTGTTGTTAGAGTTTTATTGTTTACCAAACTCTTGGCTCGAGGCCATTCAGCAAAGTAAGTTTGCAGCTGGTGGTTTGTATTTTCGCGCGCTGCTTATCACGGTGTTGTTTGCAGGCATAAGCATGTTGTTTGTATCAGCACTTGGCCCTTTGTTAGCGGCTATAGCGGCATTGTTTATCGCCAGTGTGTTAATTGCTGGGGTAAGTGCTTACTTGCCCGATAGAAGCCGTTATTACCTTGGCCAGCAACTAGCCCAGCTTGCAGTATTGTTGCTATTGGTTGTGGAGCTAAGCCAAGCCTGGCCGCTAGTGAGTGTGCTCTTCGAGCAAGCGATGCAGGCCAAAGTATTAGTAATTATTTTTGCTTATTTACTTATTTGGGGGCCATGTTCAAAGGTGCTTGGCTTAATCTTGCAGCGCTGGAGCCCACTTACTGAACAGCCAAAGCAAAATTTACCTATGGCTGGACAGGCGATTGGCATGGTAGAGCGTAGCTTGGTGCTTACTTGTGTATTGCTCAATCAATTTGCCGCAATTGGCTTTATCGTTACCGCCAAATCGATTTTTCGTTTTGGCGACCTAAAAGATCATACCGATCGAAAACTTACCGAATATGTAATGCTGGGTACTTTACTTAGTGTTGCCGCCAGCGTGTTTATTGGCTTGGCTGCACATGCCTTATATCACGCCCTATAGTTAAATTTATTTAACCACTAAGAGCTTACCTACATGCCTCAAGATTTATCTGCTCAGTTAAAACAACATTTTGGATTTGACGGTTTTCGCCAAGGGCAAGCACCGGTGGTGGAGCGCTTATTGGCTCAGCGTTCTTGTTTAGCGATTTTTCCCACAGGGTCGGGTAAATCGTTATGTTATCAGTTTACCGCCTTGCAACTGCCGCATCTTACTTTGGTGGTGTCTCCGTTATTGGCATTGATTAAAGATCAGCTGGCTTTTTTACAGGCTAAAGGCATTGCTGCAGCCAGTTTAGATTCCACCTTAACTGCTGAGCAAAGTAAGCAGGTAATGAGTGAGGTGCGCAGCGGCAAAACTAAAATATTAATGGTCTCGGTAGAGCGTTTTAAAAACGAGCGTTTTCGTCAGTTTATACAATCGGTGTCGGTATCTATGTTGGTGGTAGACGAGGCGCACTGTATCTCTGAGTGGGGGCATAACTTTCGCCCCGACTACTTAAAGCTGCCGCAATATCGTCAAGAACTTAACATTCCTTTAGTGCTGCTATTAACCGCCACGGCCACTAAAAAAGTAAAACTCGATATGGCCGCGCGCTTTGCTATAGCAGAAGATGACATCGTGCAAACAGGCTTTTATCGAAACAACTTAGATCTAAGTGTGCAGGCCTGCAGTAGCAAGGATAAACAGCAACAGCTATTAGCGTTTATTCGCCAACAAACGGGGGCTGGCATCGTTTATGTTACCTTGCAAAACAGCGCTGAACAGGTGGCAAGCTTTTTACAGCAACAAGGCATAAATGCAGTTGCCTATCATGCCGGTTTTGCTAATGAGCAACGCCAACAAACGCAAGATGATTTTATGGCGGGCAAAGTACCGGTGGTGGTGGCCACCATAGCTTTTGGTATGGGGGTAGATAAAAGTGACATTCGCTTTGTAGTGCATTTTGATTTGCCGAAGTCTATCGAAAACTACAGCCAAGAAATTGGCCGAGCAGGGCGCGATGGTCAGCTTTCGCACTGTTTAACCTTGGCGAATTTAGACGGTTTAACCACGGTCGAGAACTTTGTATACGGCGATACGCCTGAGCAAAGTGGCATAGAAGCCTTGTTGGCAAACATTCAGGCTGAATCTCAAGGCGAGCAATGGGAAGTGCAAATAAACAGCCTGTCTAGCCTTACTAATATTCGCCAACTGCCACTTAAAACCCTATTGGTGCAATTGGAGATTCAAGGTCTTATTAAGCCTTTATATGCCTATTATGCTGATTTTAAGTACAAGTTCTTAGTAGACAAAAGCGCAGTGCTAGCTCGCTTTTCTGGCGAACGCTTACAGTTTATTGAAGCGATTTTCTCCCATACTCAAATGAAAAAAATATGGGGTAGCCTTAACTTTGATGGCCTGTATCAGCAGTATCAAGCAGAGCGCTCCAGAGTAGTGGCCGCGCTAGAGTATTTGGCAGAGCAGGGCTTAATCGAGTTAGAAACCAAGAAGATTACCGAGGTATATCAAGTAAACGCAGCGGGTTTGGCCGACCCTCAACTTGCCAGCCGTTTAAGCCAGTACTTCAACGATACGCAAACTAAAGAGATTAAGCGGATTGCCCAGTTGGTTCGTTTCTTTGAATTAGATTCTTGCTTAAGTTACCAGTTAGCGCGTTACTTTGATGACCACAACGCGCCTGCACAATGTGGCCATTGTAGTGTATGCCGCGGGCAAGTGGCTAAGTTGAGTTATTCTGCGCCGCTTAAGCAGCTAGACGATGCTCAAGTGTTTAATTACTTACAAGAGCTTAAACAACATTTAAGTGCCAGCCAACAAGCGCTGCTTAGCCCCATAATGGCCTGTCGATTTTTAACTGGGGTGACCAGCCCTTGGTCTACAAAATTTAAACTTCGCCAGCTAGCTGGGTTTGCCTGCTGTGAAAAACAGCCATACGCAAATACCTTGCAGCAAGTAGAGCGGCTTTGGTCTCAGCTCGGCTAAATTTACGGCTTGTGACTTAAATTTCTGCGTCGAATCGTGCTTGGCGTGCTTCTGCCATGGTGCAATCGGTTAGGGCGATTAGCTCTGCTAAGGTGGCATTGGGCTTATCTTTTAAGATCCGGCTTAAGCGTTGCGCTTTAGGTTCTAGTAGGTCTTGATAGTGGGCTAAGCCTTGTTCCAGCTTAGTGGTTAGATACCTGAAGTCCTCAGATTCTAGATTTTTTAAGTCTTGTAATAAGCCGTTTAAGGCTGACAGTTCTCCCACTAGTTGCCAGTTTCTAGAGCGACGAATTCGTTTTAGTTGGCAACCCGATTCAAGCGCTAGTTGTTTAGCTTGCTTGGCATTGTTACCACCAATACGGCGAATCAATGAAGGCAGGGGAGTGATGATTTCTGAGTCTTTCATAGGCGAATTTTGCATTCAAACTAGCTTAAATACAATCGCCAAATGAGGGTAGATTTAATTGTATTTAATTAAGCTTGTGAGTGAGTAAATCTCGACCATACTGGTAGGGCAAGTTTGAATTAATAAGGGACTCAGTATGGCAATTCGCAGACACGGCATTACAGTGGGCATTGAGCGAGTAGAAACCCGCTTATTGGTTTCGTTTAAAGCCTGCGGCACACTCACTCATCAAGATTATCAAACCATTACACCTATCATTGAATCAGCCTTAGCTGAGGTTGAACATCCACAAATTCGTGCCTTTTTTGATGCTAGTGAGTTAGAAGGTTGGGAGCTAAGAGCCGCATGGGATGACTTAAAGCTAGGCTTAAAGCATGGCCAAGATTTT
The Agarivorans aestuarii DNA segment above includes these coding regions:
- a CDS encoding STAS/SEC14 domain-containing protein, whose amino-acid sequence is MAIRRHGITVGIERVETRLLVSFKACGTLTHQDYQTITPIIESALAEVEHPQIRAFFDASELEGWELRAAWDDLKLGLKHGQDFEKVAILGHQQWLEWASKVGNWFIAGEVQVFEDEQSALAWLED
- a CDS encoding polysaccharide lyase family 7 protein; this encodes MKPIDKCTDSNKTLINGKALKKSLCFVVLALSSSLATAATFNMQKMETGYSIDGNGGAVEGQQLYLWTTKTTNVNQNWVQISHGSGYYSYKKEGTSLCWDGGTGGAKRQAVTLEVCDSSNYDQHWKKVKVTSGTEIYRFEKRNAPGFSIDGNGGAALRQSLYLWTSSSGNINQQWELTRTDDTSGGGSGGGSGGGDHNLDASKAPSGNFDLLDWYLSIPVDEGDGYATSIKEVELAASYEDSYFYTGSDGGMVFYTPVKGVTTSSGTKYVRTELREMLRRGNTSYSTSGKDNNWAFSSIPSSSQSAFGGIDGVLDATLAVNHVTTTSSNNEQVGRIVIGQIHAEGNEPIRLYYHKLPGNSNGAIYFAHETSKSDGGNETWYNLLGSMVSSNGDLNSTSNPSNGIALNEEFSYTITVNGDSLTAKISQNGSQLASKTINMSGSGYDDSSNYMYFKAGIYLQDNSSNDSDYAKVTFYKLTNTHDNYNP
- a CDS encoding RecQ family ATP-dependent DNA helicase — its product is MPQDLSAQLKQHFGFDGFRQGQAPVVERLLAQRSCLAIFPTGSGKSLCYQFTALQLPHLTLVVSPLLALIKDQLAFLQAKGIAAASLDSTLTAEQSKQVMSEVRSGKTKILMVSVERFKNERFRQFIQSVSVSMLVVDEAHCISEWGHNFRPDYLKLPQYRQELNIPLVLLLTATATKKVKLDMAARFAIAEDDIVQTGFYRNNLDLSVQACSSKDKQQQLLAFIRQQTGAGIVYVTLQNSAEQVASFLQQQGINAVAYHAGFANEQRQQTQDDFMAGKVPVVVATIAFGMGVDKSDIRFVVHFDLPKSIENYSQEIGRAGRDGQLSHCLTLANLDGLTTVENFVYGDTPEQSGIEALLANIQAESQGEQWEVQINSLSSLTNIRQLPLKTLLVQLEIQGLIKPLYAYYADFKYKFLVDKSAVLARFSGERLQFIEAIFSHTQMKKIWGSLNFDGLYQQYQAERSRVVAALEYLAEQGLIELETKKITEVYQVNAAGLADPQLASRLSQYFNDTQTKEIKRIAQLVRFFELDSCLSYQLARYFDDHNAPAQCGHCSVCRGQVAKLSYSAPLKQLDDAQVFNYLQELKQHLSASQQALLSPIMACRFLTGVTSPWSTKFKLRQLAGFACCEKQPYANTLQQVERLWSQLG
- a CDS encoding ribosome recycling factor family protein; this encodes MQNSPMKDSEIITPLPSLIRRIGGNNAKQAKQLALESGCQLKRIRRSRNWQLVGELSALNGLLQDLKNLESEDFRYLTTKLEQGLAHYQDLLEPKAQRLSRILKDKPNATLAELIALTDCTMAEARQARFDAEI